The sequence below is a genomic window from Chthoniobacterales bacterium.
CACGACTACGCCATCGACGGCGTGCGCCGCGCCCTGCCCACCGCGCGCGTCGGCGGTCCCGACGTCGCCGGCTCCGGCGGCAAGTTCATGGACGGCTTCCTTAAGCACGTCGTCAGTGGCAAAAACTACGCGACCGGCGAGATCGGCACGCCGACGGACTTCCTCGCCTTTCACGCCAAGGGGTCGCCCACGTTCGTCGACGGCCATGTGCGCCTTGGCATCGCGAACCAGCTGCGGACCATCGATGACGGCTTTGCAAGAATCGCCGCCATTCCCGAGCTGAAAACCAAGCCCATCGTCATCGGGGAGTCCGATCCCGACGGCTGCGCCGCCTGCCAGGGCCCCCAGCTCGGCTACCGAAACACGACGATGTATTCCAGCTACACCGCCGCCGTCTTCGCCCGCAAATACGAGCTCGCCGACCGCCACGGAGTCGATCTCGACGGAGCGCTCACCTGGGCCTTCGAGTTCGAGGACCAGCCCTTCTTCGCCGGCTTCCGCGTGCTCGCCTCGAATGGCATCACCCTTCCCGTCTTCAACGTCTTCCGCATGTTCCGCGAGATGGGCGGTCAGCGCGTCGCCGTCGAAAGCACCGCAGGCGTTCCCCTCGACGCCATGATGAAGGACGGCGTCCGCAAGGCGCCCGACGTGAACGCCCTCGCCAGCCTTGAAGACCACAAACTTGCCCTTCTCGTCTGGCACTACCACGACGACGACATCGCCGGCCCCGCCGCCGATGTCACGCTCGACCTCACGGGCCTCCCCGCCGGGGCGAAGAAGGCGAAAATCCGCCAATTCCTCATCGACGAAACCCACAGCAACGCCTTCACCGCGTGGAAGAAACAGGGCTCACCCGCCGCGCCGTCCCCGGCCCAATACGCCGAACTCGAGGCCGCCAGCCAGCTCGCCTCGGTCACGCCGCCAGCCCTCGCCGCCGGCGAAAAGAATCAACTCACGCTCAAGTTTCCCCTGCCCCGCCAGGCCGTCAGCCTGCTCGTGCTCGAGTGGTAACCGGCGCTTGACGCCGCAGTGCCGCTGCGCGTGACTTCTCTCGATGCCGGAACTCGGGAAAACGTTGGTCATCGCAGGCCTCGCGCTCGCCGCCATCGGCGCGCTCCTGTGGCTCGGCCGCGGCTTCCGGCTGCCTGGCGACATTTTCGTCCAGCGCGGCGGCTTCAGCTTCGCCTTCCCGATCGTCACTTGCCTCGTCATCAGCATCGTGCTCACGATCCTGCTGAACATCTTCCGCCGCTGAGCATGCCGCGCCGTGTCCTTCTCCTGCCCATCGGCAGCTCCGGCGACGTGAATCCTTTTCTCTGGCTCGGTCGATTGCTCCGCGCCCGCGGACACGAGGTCACCGTCGTGGCGAATCCCGTCTTCGCCGACGCCATTCGCGCGCTCGGGCTTCGCCACATTCCCTTCGGCGACGAGACGGAGTTCCGCTCGCTGCTCGATCACCCCGATGTCTGGCATCCGCTCAAGGGACCGCCG
It includes:
- a CDS encoding DUF2905 domain-containing protein, whose translation is MPELGKTLVIAGLALAAIGALLWLGRGFRLPGDIFVQRGGFSFAFPIVTCLVISIVLTILLNIFRR